The Amyelois transitella isolate CPQ chromosome 7, ilAmyTran1.1, whole genome shotgun sequence genomic sequence attacaaataatacaCAAGAGGCGCCAAAGATTGAGTCACAAGTGATTGAACCATAATACACTTTGAAATCATAGGCCTTTAAACTAGTTATGTGGTAATTTAGTTTCAGTTATCGGAATGCTACCCCCGGGcctgaaatacatacatattagtaGAAAGTGCAAATGGAaacacgtaaaaaaaataagagagaCGGTATGCTCGTACTTACACTCCAATTGGACCCATACCAGGCCCTCCACCTCCGTGGGGAATACAGAATGTTTTGTGTAGATTTAAATGTGACACATCGCTACCGTAGTCACCGGGGCGACATAATCCcacctaaaattaaattttgtacataaatatattttttgatgttACAAAGGAcagttacaaattaaaacaagaaaaatgaCAAGTACCAGTAAgagtatttaaatttgtaagtcACCAGAATTTTGTAACTTTAAacgtaaacaaattaaatgccAACCCTAAACCAGGTATTCAAGTTTATTCAAAAACTTCAGCATATGCTTATcttcaacttaaaaaaaaacaaattttaaagcaTATGTACAtagttgtaatttaaaaaatatttttagaattttgtcCAACTGTtgtgaatttttgtttttaatgggataggtatatacttaaattaacattttgaaTCGTTGTTTCTTACCTGAGCGTTCATATTAGCTCCATCCAAATAAACTTGTCCGCCATGAGCGTGAACCAGCTCACAAATATCAGCTGCGCGCTCCTCGAAGACGCCGAACGTGCTTGGGTACGTCAGCATCAAGCACGATATGTTGGCACTATGTTCCTCAACCTTAAAGTAGGATTTCCTTCAATAATCATGAACAATGCCACAGAAATAACCATTTTTCAAATACTTGAAATGTGTAAAAATGTCATAAGTGTCTTGTTatagaaatcaaaattttaggaTGCTTCCGTGCTTGCATAGATTTTTAACCATATGAAGCTAGAGCTGATGGTTCCTGTTACAGGGAATGTACAATTTGTTAACACATCTTTACAATCTTGCCGagatataagaaaataaatcttttgaaaGTCCTAAAGTTacgcaaattattataattttgatagcAACTTCAAAGCAATTTTATCACCTTATCCTTAAGATGCGCCATGTCAATATCACCAGCCGGCGTGACCTGTATAGCGCAGACTTTCATGCCAGCCATGTGCGCAGACGCAGGGTTGGTGCCGTGTGCACTCACGGGAATCAGGCAGATGTTGCGACTGGTATCACCACGGAATTCGTGGTAGCGTTTGATAGTACGCAAACCAGCGTACTCGCCTTGAGCACCGCTACAAAACGTAGGCGtcaatacaaattttacaGAAGATAGAAGACAGACAGAAGATTTGAGCGAGTGTAAAAATGTACTATGTCATATCATAGAACACAATAACTGGACATGAGCCAAAAAACAACGGTTATAGCTACGACTAATATGATGATGGTCAATCTCTTCTGGAAGAATTAACAAtacttaatgaaaatatatagaacCACATAAAATTTACACTTAGTTGCttataatatagataatatcatcaattttacattatttgatGAACACTTCGATATTTACCTGTTAGGCTGAAATGATACACGGTCGTAACCCGTGATAGCGCATAAATCTTTGGCCAATTCCTCAAATAATATGTGGTATCCTTCGCATTGTTCGAGCGGTGCGAACGGATGGATATCAGTAAAGTGTTTGAATGAGCAAGGCATCATCTCCGTAGTCGAATTCAATTTCATAGTACAGGACCCctgaataaaaatcattaattttatttattttcccgTTGCACGTTCTTGTAGATACGTGATAAGCTTACATTGTTCAACTTTATTGGACTGAATCGAAATAAGATTTCTACAAGGCTATATGGAACACTGTGTAGCCAAAGCCAACCCTTCAGTTTTAACTATAGATCGCAATTTTGATAAGAAAAAGGATCGAAAAATATCTTAGAAAGGGCGACCAAAAAAGTATGTCACTAAAGTAAAAAGGACCACGATGTTTTGTTAATTGATTTACACATTTTTGAAAGCTAGTCTCTAGTTTTTCTGTAGATTGAGGTTAAATACACTTATATAAAAGACACATAGAATCACCTCAATACATATACGACTTTACGCAGGTAGTAAGCTTTTAAAGGTGCCCAGTAGCtaaaactgtttatttaaaatctttgtgATTTTCACTCTTTACGCGATAATCAatcaaaaaatactattaataaCGACAAAGTCTAATTtcattcaatataaaatttatttttaaattcgaattaaaataaaacattctaATCAACCGtcaattatgtatttaataattacttatcatCAGATAATGGTACATCGCACTTACCAAGGGTATCATAGAGTGAACTAAGGAAACATCTTTATTCTCCAATCTCTTCATGTATCTCACTATTCGAGTCTCGGAATGGTGCATATTGAACACAGGGTGAGTAAGATATGGGGAAGTCCTTCTAAAAGATCCTTTTGCGATACTTCGAGCTCTTACATCTTGGTCATTCAtagtctgaaaataaaattcgtcacttattattaaaataaaattagataattgtcaattaattcaaattttaattttataagtatcaCCTCATCAACATTTTTGCAGTCAAAAATCCAAAGAAGATCGTCGACGTCCTGCATTGTTGTTGTTTCGTCTAAAGCTACTCCTATTGCTCCATCTTCGAAGTATCTCAGATTGATCTTCTTTTCGTGAGCGCGGGTCTTTATGGCTTTTACGTCATGATCGGGTAGAGGAACGACATGCAGTGTATCGAAGAACACCTCGTTCGATTGTATGTGTCCACGCTTTCTAATGCCTAAAAGTTGAAATTGatcaatgtttataaaaaaaggaatagagGAAAAGCGCTGTGGAATGATATATTAGAAAGATATATGTGACTTCAACCTAAGAGAATGGATACCGAACACAGTGATAATCTAAATCAAATTTCTAGGCAAAAGAAGATATGGTAGATAAAATTTCTCTGCAATAAAAGCAAATTTATGAGCAAGATGTATTTTTACCATGTTCAAGTACAAGTGTAGCATTGTGCACCCGAGTGGCGATGTCCCGCAGTCCCTGCGGACCGTGGTACACGCCGTACATCGCCGACATATTTGCTAGAAGCGCCTGCGCAGTGCAAATGTTGGATGTTGCCTTGTCGCGACGAATGTGCTGTTCTCGGGTTTGAAGGGCTAATCTGAGaataacatttctttttactttggcgttatgaaaatatttttatttaaattgaagatAGGTAACTTACCAAAATCGTGGTAGTGATACTTTTGTGATCTTAACAACGTAAAAAGCAGCATAAGAAGTGGTTAAAACTTTAGTCGAGTTGACACAATAAATACCTGAACAATCACGATAAGTATCACGGATAAGTTTCAAGAAGTGTTCGCTAATGGATTGTTTGGTGATACTACATTTGGATGACTAAAATAGCTTACTTTATGGTGATAATAGCGACGATCGAGTGTGGGACGACAAGAGAAGAAAACCTAAAGAGAAATTACTGAATTACCTATAAGCATCTCTTCCTGACGCGTCCCTAGTGACGCCCACCATTCTTCCTGGCATAAGTCTCACCAATGGGTGTTCAGCCGCGAAGAACCCTGCATGGGGTCCTCCATATCCCAATGGAACTCCCAGGCGTTGTGACGTGCCAACCGCAAGAGCTGCTCCGCATTCTGCAGGCGGTCGGAGCAACGCTAAAGCAAGCAGATCTGTGGCTACCACCACTAAGgtctaaaatgaaatattaaatatttatactaattaattaaaatttattggtaGGTATACATgttatcataatttatttgttaaaaatttttaaaccgTTTTTGACACATGCCTCGTTCTGTagctttttattactttagataaccaaaaatattgacaaagaGAGTAGATAAGAGATATACCTATGTTTGAGAACCCCAGGGActtcttataaataatttttgcacATCGCTTCATTGCTTAGACCTACGACAGTTGCATTGTATACTTACACCATGCTCCTGCGCTTGAGCGGCGAACGAAGAATAGTCGTACACCAGCCCTCTAGTATCGGGGCATTGCAAAAGGACAGCCGAAATATCCCTCTGGGCAAAGTCAGCTTTTCTGACGTCAGACAAAACTATCATATCCAAACCTAGGGCTTCCAGTCGAGTCTGAACTACAGCAAGAGTCTGTGGATGCAGTCTGTCTGAAATAACAAACTTTGTTCTTCTGTTATGtctgtaaaaaagaataacattttttcattacttaGTGCATAACGTCCCTTAACAATGTCATATAAAAATCCGCTTAGGGTTCTATAACAATCTTTACGTTAATGGACGAAATAATGTGCATGCTAAAGTGATGTTTATTTGTTGACAACAATAATATGTGTATCGATGTAATGTAAATGACCCATTGATAACACATGATGATGAAAACACGACACAAAAACTGGACTAAAATTACATCAATCCTAGGTTATCATTACTTATTTACGGTTACATATAGCTTCTTAGAACTATGTAATAATTAGGATTAGTGAAACGAAATtctttagttattatttttatttttggttctCATTTTTGTTATTCCTATGGTAGGTTGATTACTCAACAGAAGAGACAGAAAACAGACTGAACAAAATGGGCTGAAATTTAGCTTAGTTATAGTAGGATTAGTgaaacgttttttttaataacaggtttatattaatttattcccATTATTTCTATTCCTATATGGTAGGGTGATGAAATCAAAAgactacatataaaaatataaaaacatttaatacctacctatgaCATAATGATAGCGCCTCAGCAGCAGCAGTACCCTCGTCCAACAACGAAGCATTGGCAACATCCAGCCCGGTGAGGTCACTGACCATCGTCTGGTAATTCAACAGCCCTTCCAACCTACCCTGCGATACTTCTGGCTGATATGGCGTGTACTGAGTGGTCCTGAAATTGCTTTACATTAGGAATTTGCTTTGatttgaaatacaaaaatcgtcttacctacatctttgtcccttatggggtagacagaacaagATAATGAAACTTGAATTTATGAGCTCACTCCAGgagaacaatgtattctccttaaaaatacacaatatttttttaattttaaaatccttAGTTAAcatgaagaaaaagagaaatagTTACCATCCCGGATTTTCGAACATATTTCGCATGATAGTATGAGGAACGCAACAGTTGTGATAACCCATGCCTATGTATGAACGCCATATTTGATTTTGTTCCGCAATTTTTCGTACCCTTTCAATGAGGTCATATTCacctaaaatttaaattgaattatagtcttaattaaaaaaggtcTTTATAAAAACcgtaaattatgtattaatttatttcttctatatcccttacaaataaacttacttataGGGTCGCTTATGTTCATAACTtcttgaaattgaatttttttaggtACCGCATCGTTCGTTAACTGATCGAGActctgcaataaaaataaaaattgactgAGCTGAGCTTTATTCTATCTGAGCTTCTTATCTTTCAGAAGATAGATACGTTTACAGTTAGGTTCCAAATGAAATCgtacataaatttaatcacatgtacatatatccctagcggggtagacagagccaacagtcttgaaaagactgaaaggccacattcagctgtgtggcttaatgttggaatcgagatttaaatagtgacaggttgctagtccattgcATACACAAtgacttggtattcttcttgtcAATGCTTAGCAAATGAAATCAATTACCTAATTGAAAATATCTAtctaagttaaataatatctaaattatttaagtaaaccTTTTAGATGGATAGAGGTGTTACGTCCATGTTATGTATTCCGAGATAATAGAATCGCAAAATCTCTTTCTGTGAAATTCGTAAATTTCAAAACTTCAAGACgcatgccggaaaccacaagaaaattaaattaccaaCTTATTTGTTCTTCCTCCCAGTTACATCCTCATATCTCTTTATTGAAGCCCTTTACATCTGACcatcgcaacctttgcagagatCCCAAACCCATATTGAATTGATAACGCAAAACGCTGGACTAGATGAATGTATTTAATGCCTTACGCGCTTTTTATGTCCATTGAAAATAGATGGCGTATCTACTAACCTTATATCCAAGCAAATCTAGCATAGTCACTACATCCTGGTCACGCGGGCCAATATGCCTGCTGGGGAAATCTGACCTCTCAGGGAACAATTTGTCCGACTTTGCATGTGTTGTAATACATCTTAGTGCAttcttatgtattttattcttcACATGGGGGTATTTCGTTCCAGAACCGAGTAAACTTCCAGAAACATAACCACGTATTAGAAACTTATGCATTGtgatttaaatagatttttaaacTATTGATACTTTAAAccgatattttcattttagtaTGTCTTACGAACATGAAGTCAATGTTCCTACTGATAGGAGGGGTCAGGCATCTGACGAGTTATCTGtcagtattaaataaacataattaaataatggaTAAAGTCGTAACAATTGTTCATTTGCTTGTGTAAATACcgttttaaatttctttcaaCCTGACTTTGTTAAAAAACCAAGTACCTAAGTATGATAAAGACAGACGAACCATTCCCATCAAATgcctatttacatacatatataaacacgtctttctctctacgaggtagacagagccaacagtcttgaagtgACTaaaaggtcacattcagctctATATCACCTAATGcttaaattaagattaaaattaataggttgctagcccatcgtctaaaaaaagaacaccaaattgtttatttcagtttttccTTTGACTTTTTTACAGTAACTTTGAGTTTCATTTTGcaggaagagaagcagcaGCATTTACGGAAATATGGACGTAAATTAATACAATTCATAACTCATTCATACtatcatagctccataatattacattaacaccatctgtgcattctttctgtgcttttaaaccaatttaaatgattcatttaatcaaacattcaccaGATGGAGTTAGTCGATGAACTGTATTTTACCGAAATTCGGTTGATATGTAATTCATTAGATATTCGTTGttgaaacttcatttttcaaacttgattgttttaaaactttaatttgtgttgattataatataagaactcactgtttctgttgtttattttaaattaaaaaatttattgatataatttatatggcgTTTATTACgacattaattgaaaaattaggaaaaaaattattaatataataaaatcgattattttcttgcgaaaaatcgattatttattaatcgatttttatacttaagaAATGAAccgattaaataaaaatcgattttttatcagcaatgtcacatccctagACTTAGGTATTTGATGTCCTTGACGGAGATTGACCGAAACAGAACATCACATGGCAAGCAAGTCACCTCTTCCTCCTCCAACCGTCGTCGTCTTAGCGGCCGAACCAAGGCTGAACCGAAGCTTAATCTTGAGTCGTACTAGTAAAATCGCGTATTAGGTCTACTAGGTACGATGGCATAAACattttacttttgtattttatttgatagctTGTTTTATAAACCAAAGATTcaacaattatattttgttgtggaataaatattttgaataatctTTGTTTTCTCTGCCCGTATGTTACCATTTTTGGTTAGCCTTGCTGCTTTTATGTTGGCATTACTTCACTTCacgtcatttttttttttcattttatttgacagTCTTCCTTGATCCTTGACAGTCTTGTTGGTTGGCAGGAGGTTTTCcctgtttttaatttcttggtTTTCCTGTcacttagtttttattttgttttgtttatcaaatcagttttaatttcttggtGGATCTGCCAACATTCTAAATTTGATACAATGACCGTGTCcgaatattttcatataaagcAACAAGTAATGCTATCCGTGAGTTCCAGCGATAGATTAAACCAGACAATAAATGAACTAAAGGAGtactttaaagaaaaaataaattccccTAGGAGATGTGAACAAATCAAGACTATTGGACAATTATTACATGTATTAGAAATAAGAGACTTGTTATCTGAAAATAATGTGCAGGCCTTGAAATATATTGCTCTCTATTTAAGTGATCAAGGACTTGTAGACAAGTTAAATGATTATGAAAGATGTCACACtccaaaatattgtaataattattacagtAAGATACTTTTTGCTATCAAATCACTTTTCACATGATAGTTACAGTTAAGGGTTTTCATTGTATGTAAGGTTGATTGGTTCCAAGTAGGTATTGGTAGCCTCTTATGATTCTACTAACATAACCCTACCATGAGAGTAAGCAGTTCACCTAGTGCAACAGCAGTAATCCAATCTAAGCATTTTAAGATTTCCCTGTTAAAACAACTGTCGTAAAAAGAATTTGCTTTATGTAATTTCCTGATTTACCCAGACTTTGATTGCAATCATAGGAAACCCTAGGCCCTTCCTCAGAGAGAACAAGAACTATGTCAGGAGAATGATTACTTTTTACAGTTAAtgtaagtgatttattttgtttcagatcTTGAGAACTCATATAGTGTATCACAAAAAGAAACTTTCAAAAATGTCTCCAACAAAAATCCTTATAGTGACATGAGCAACAGAAAAATCCAAAGGATACACAAAACTGTTATTGAACAGATTGGTACATTCTGGCGTGATTTGGCTAGAAATCTTAAAATCAGAGAGTGTGATATTGATTacattgataaaaattatcattcaCTTCCAGCTAAAGCAGAAAGGATGTTCCAAATATATATTGACAACAATGCAGATAGCCAGAAGTGGTTATTGGAACTTTGTGAAGCTTTGGAAAAATCACGTAGGAAGGATTTAGCAAAAACACTGAATCATATTTTAACTATGAATATTTGATGAGTTgttattgtacctacttaacatttaagttatatttttatactgtgTACAATATATCTATCAGTTTACTTGCaggaaattttttatttatatattttatattttatatattcaatataataaataaatacattcattTCAGTTAGTATCCCTTTGCAAAATTTTGGGGCTAGCTAGTGTACTCATGGGactacataaacataatcTAGAATAGTGGGACAAATGGATTTGTCTAGTATAAATTATAGAAAGTCATTATTGTATTTGAAACAACCGGAATTTTTAAGCTGTCTAATAGAGTAGTAGAAGAATGGACAAATAATTCTAagtttgaaatgattttatgatatttatatggTCTATCGAATCACTAGCCACCATCCTGCCATCACTGGTATTCATACACATGTAATCAAAAAATTTCAAGATTTTCCTGTTCCCattaataggctatttgacaaagttctaaaaactatcttagggtatttatttgtttataaggagccctacaaaaatacttttctgcctttattacagctattttattaaaaaatcgaaaaagaaaatgaaatattcaaatatgccgccaaaacgcgacttttagcaatatggcggccatggcatgcagtgacgtaaatttcgtgtaaatatcatacaaagcttgttggtgtttcgaaaagttttgattttctcgtgttttatttaacttgtgccacgtcatatctgtgaaaattattaaaatgagttcctataaatgttgtgcagggcctcaatgcactaatacaacaataaaatctcctacgaaactgtttttttctatgccgatggatttgaatattcgcaagaagtggtttcagatcatgatctaagatcagtggttaccaagatatacttacattgatgttttcacattcctcagttcggcagcatagaaatctggattgtctttgaagaagacaatccagatttcttcttccaaccattattgcgtccacttttgtcagctttcgcggaattggttaaatacctacctacgttatctgagtaatcctgagcgatcaaacacttataaaatcttgaaaaataatagcgaacactaaggaacggtacgatccacagtctgtttatggataattgacgtcataatagaaatagccaatcacgttcgtttttagtcacgtgacagctgcatataaaaacctaattttctgagacggattttgtttaaataatgcaatatttttatctcgcgttattacaaatcgctccaaaaaaataatattaggactgatgacataaaagaaaagtatatttttaatacagtcaaatagcctattattgGGCTTCATTTCAGTAgtaaaacaaagtttattttcttgaaaaatatattaacaaaaacttaaaatatacctaGAGATATAAAATAGCACTGTGGAGTGTTGGAGTTAGGAATGTTATGGAAGACTCTTTAACAAGAAAAAATCACTGGTAATGCTTTATACAACTTTTAATACCAAATGGGTACCAGATCTTATATAAATTCAACTGATTCCTATCCtaaaacttaaaactattataaaagtttaaaaataatacaattgatGGATGTATATAAAAGTGTTGTATAACTAGACTaaatgagattaaaataaaatccatattaTATGCAAGTTCCTCCTCTATCCGTGCAAATTCTTGAAGTCAATAGTGAGTAAggattataaaattgggattcttataTTAGGCTATGGGCTGACAACCtggatttgtttaatttacagaGTGAGGAATAAAGACATTGTATATATAGGGAAGTCTTAAAAATCATCATAACAGTTGGCAGCTCTAGCAGTTTCGATAGAAAAATCACGCTCGCGAGGACCACAGGTACGCGTTTTGGAACAATCTGAGCCACGGAGACGCCGTGGTGTCAGCCACCGGCTGCGGGCACTGCCAGCGGAGCACGCAGCGTTCCGGGTGCGGCATCATGGCCACGTGGCGCCCGTCCGGGGACCGCACGCCCGCAATACCCACTGgaaataaatcatttgatCATTCATTCAATGTACGACACATTGCTTCCTTCAGATCTCTCACAATGTTATCCCTGATCGCAA encodes the following:
- the LOC106132792 gene encoding uncharacterized protein LOC106132792 isoform X1; this encodes MTVSEYFHIKQQVMLSVSSSDRLNQTINELKEYFKEKINSPRRCEQIKTIGQLLHVLEIRDLLSENNVQALKYIALYLSDQGLVDKLNDYERCHTPKYCNNYYNLENSYSVSQKETFKNVSNKNPYSDMSNRKIQRIHKTVIEQIGTFWRDLARNLKIRECDIDYIDKNYHSLPAKAERMFQIYIDNNADSQKWLLELCEALEKSRRKDLAKTLNHILTMNI
- the LOC106132792 gene encoding uncharacterized protein LOC106132792 isoform X2, which translates into the protein MTVSEYFHIKQQVMLSVSSSDRLNQTINELKEYFKEKINSPRRCEQIKTIGQLLHVLEIRDLLSENNVQALKYIALYLSDQGLVDKLNDYERCHTPKYYLENSYSVSQKETFKNVSNKNPYSDMSNRKIQRIHKTVIEQIGTFWRDLARNLKIRECDIDYIDKNYHSLPAKAERMFQIYIDNNADSQKWLLELCEALEKSRRKDLAKTLNHILTMNI
- the LOC106132422 gene encoding glycine dehydrogenase (decarboxylating), mitochondrial — encoded protein: MHKFLIRGYVSGSLLGSGTKYPHVKNKIHKNALRCITTHAKSDKLFPERSDFPSRHIGPRDQDVVTMLDLLGYKSLDQLTNDAVPKKIQFQEVMNISDPISEYDLIERVRKIAEQNQIWRSYIGMGYHNCCVPHTIMRNMFENPGWTTQYTPYQPEVSQGRLEGLLNYQTMVSDLTGLDVANASLLDEGTAAAEALSLCHRHNRRTKFVISDRLHPQTLAVVQTRLEALGLDMIVLSDVRKADFAQRDISAVLLQCPDTRGLVYDYSSFAAQAQEHGTLVVVATDLLALALLRPPAECGAALAVGTSQRLGVPLGYGGPHAGFFAAEHPLVRLMPGRMVGVTRDASGRDAYRLALQTREQHIRRDKATSNICTAQALLANMSAMYGVYHGPQGLRDIATRVHNATLVLEHGIRKRGHIQSNEVFFDTLHVVPLPDHDVKAIKTRAHEKKINLRYFEDGAIGVALDETTTMQDVDDLLWIFDCKNVDETMNDQDVRARSIAKGSFRRTSPYLTHPVFNMHHSETRIVRYMKRLENKDVSLVHSMIPLGSCTMKLNSTTEMMPCSFKHFTDIHPFAPLEQCEGYHILFEELAKDLCAITGYDRVSFQPNSGAQGEYAGLRTIKRYHEFRGDTSRNICLIPVSAHGTNPASAHMAGMKVCAIQVTPAGDIDMAHLKDKVEEHSANISCLMLTYPSTFGVFEERAADICELVHAHGGQVYLDGANMNAQVGLCRPGDYGSDVSHLNLHKTFCIPHGGGGPGMGPIGVKAHLAPFLPSHPVVDPLADLGDAAHSFGSVSAAPYGSSAILPISWAYIKMMGPKGLKRATQVAILNANYMSRRLEGHYKTLYKGERGLVAHEFIIDVRDLKKTANIEPGDIAKRLMDFGFHAPTMSWPVAGTLMIEPTESEDLQELDRFCEALITIRKEIKDIEDGVIDKRLNPLKMAPHTQEAVISEEWSRPYTREQAAFPAPFVKGETKIWPTVGRIDDMYGDKHLVCTCPPVIDDF